The following coding sequences lie in one Cannabis sativa cultivar Pink pepper isolate KNU-18-1 chromosome 5, ASM2916894v1, whole genome shotgun sequence genomic window:
- the LOC115698871 gene encoding uncharacterized protein LOC115698871 isoform X1, producing the protein MVRLKKIGFEGRGKIPETVHQSFAFIFKQRREELESDNDGLTLRRRFELDATLNIIKEVEAPNVNEFGYEETYSGLTSQLCDLESGEDYLLRVKSYIEASTRRHKEHIQVELSKTDAKLMRNINIMEQLKLKLCSLLSMIITQYYCLL; encoded by the exons CAGAGACTGTCCATCAAAGTTTTGCTTTTATTTTCAAGCAGCGGAGAGAGGAGCTGGAGAGTGACAATGATGGATTGACGCTCAGAAGACGATTTGAATTAGATGCTACATTAAACATTATTAAAGAAGTAGAAGCTCCGAATGTCAATGAATTTGGCTATGAGGAAACATATTCTGGTTTGACATCTCAATTATGTGATTTGGAATCTGGTGAAGACTATTTGCTCCGAGTGAAGAGTTATATAGAAGCTTCAACCCGAAGACACAAAGAACATATACAAGTTGAG CTTAGCAAAACTGATGCAAAGTTAATGCGAAACATTAATATCATGGAGCAGTTAAAACTTAAGCTTTGCTCTTTGCTGTCCATGATTATCACTCAATATTATTGCCTCTTGTGA
- the LOC115698871 gene encoding uncharacterized protein LOC115698871 isoform X2 has product MRREELESDNDGLTLRRRFELDATLNIIKEVEAPNVNEFGYEETYSGLTSQLCDLESGEDYLLRVKSYIEASTRRHKEHIQVELSKTDAKLMRNINIMEQLKLKLCSLLSMIITQYYCLL; this is encoded by the exons CGGAGAGAGGAGCTGGAGAGTGACAATGATGGATTGACGCTCAGAAGACGATTTGAATTAGATGCTACATTAAACATTATTAAAGAAGTAGAAGCTCCGAATGTCAATGAATTTGGCTATGAGGAAACATATTCTGGTTTGACATCTCAATTATGTGATTTGGAATCTGGTGAAGACTATTTGCTCCGAGTGAAGAGTTATATAGAAGCTTCAACCCGAAGACACAAAGAACATATACAAGTTGAG CTTAGCAAAACTGATGCAAAGTTAATGCGAAACATTAATATCATGGAGCAGTTAAAACTTAAGCTTTGCTCTTTGCTGTCCATGATTATCACTCAATATTATTGCCTCTTGTGA